One genomic segment of Aliarcobacter cibarius includes these proteins:
- a CDS encoding PAS domain S-box protein, with product MIYKSPKVIFSLLFLFFLVGLFFTFDFYKQKEINKALENSKKEILYRYSEVFRNYFEFGELIYFNEFVRNKTILDILKNPSTDKKKEIYESSVDSFAFYSNLGLYNVSFYDSNKDLILTFNEKKDVPKEFLSKNDNFSFISNHNRVYLTFFKPIFDEKLNFVGVITLEFLFDDFIKKLQKELGLKFIYTISKDKIEEFNKDFIYLEIFETNDNAKLYLITSNENLAINSINKFYIQFLFMATLCFLALVFVILKVFDYKANRDLVIKNYQEFFEHMDEHILRLDTDLEGNIEYVSDAYCKITGYRKDELVGKNASILRHPDISNNFYKNIWHELKTKNIWEGEIKNRDKFGNTYWIKSVIFPKYNLKNEVIGFRSIRFDITSIKQLEKINRLLKEDLSNKLNKLKLNEKIDMDVVKVELMSKIVDSMSHLWKEPISKISLELQKIDNISIKNLISKELFSLSNMLNEFKSIFKHSAEKTNLLEILNEVKLALKDEINENKISLKLSKDLDVNLDISRNELKNIIINISRTQLECLKLSSSSEVSIQISILSETSDEDIIIKIEDNIRKDKINSYFEELLNSKDDKFFDTSIHLAKLLIEKNSGLFWYKNSVSDTIYYIKLKRDSI from the coding sequence ATGATTTATAAAAGCCCAAAAGTAATATTTTCTTTACTATTTCTATTTTTTTTAGTTGGGCTTTTTTTTACATTTGATTTTTATAAACAAAAAGAGATAAATAAAGCTCTAGAGAATAGTAAAAAAGAGATTTTATATAGGTATAGTGAAGTTTTTAGAAACTATTTTGAATTTGGTGAACTTATATATTTTAATGAGTTTGTAAGAAATAAGACAATTCTAGATATTTTAAAAAATCCTTCTACTGATAAGAAAAAAGAGATTTATGAAAGTAGTGTAGATAGTTTTGCTTTTTATTCGAATTTAGGCTTATATAATGTTAGTTTTTATGATTCTAATAAAGATTTAATTCTTACTTTTAATGAAAAAAAAGATGTTCCAAAAGAATTTTTATCAAAAAATGATAACTTCTCTTTTATTAGTAACCATAATAGAGTTTATTTAACATTCTTTAAACCAATTTTTGATGAAAAATTAAATTTTGTTGGAGTTATAACTTTAGAATTTTTATTTGACGATTTTATTAAAAAGCTTCAAAAAGAACTAGGATTGAAATTTATATATACTATTTCTAAAGATAAAATAGAAGAGTTTAACAAAGATTTTATTTACTTAGAAATTTTTGAGACAAATGATAATGCAAAACTTTATTTAATAACAAGTAATGAAAATTTAGCAATAAACTCAATTAATAAGTTCTATATTCAATTCCTTTTTATGGCTACTCTTTGTTTCCTTGCTTTAGTTTTTGTAATATTAAAAGTTTTTGATTATAAAGCTAATAGAGATTTAGTAATCAAAAATTATCAAGAATTCTTTGAACACATGGATGAGCACATTTTAAGATTGGATACAGATTTAGAGGGAAATATAGAGTATGTTTCTGATGCTTATTGTAAGATTACTGGATATAGAAAAGATGAGCTGGTTGGTAAAAACGCTTCTATTTTAAGACATCCTGATATATCAAACAACTTTTATAAAAATATTTGGCATGAATTAAAAACAAAAAATATTTGGGAAGGTGAAATAAAAAATAGAGATAAATTTGGTAATACTTACTGGATAAAAAGTGTTATTTTTCCAAAATATAATCTTAAAAATGAAGTTATTGGATTTAGATCGATAAGATTTGATATAACATCTATAAAACAGTTAGAAAAGATAAATAGGCTTTTAAAAGAAGATTTATCTAACAAATTGAATAAATTAAAATTAAATGAAAAAATTGATATGGACGTTGTAAAAGTTGAGTTAATGTCAAAAATTGTTGATTCTATGTCACATTTATGGAAAGAACCAATATCAAAAATATCTTTAGAACTTCAAAAGATTGATAACATAAGTATAAAAAATTTAATTTCAAAAGAGCTTTTTTCTTTATCAAATATGCTAAATGAGTTTAAATCAATATTTAAACATTCAGCTGAAAAAACAAATTTACTAGAGATATTAAATGAAGTAAAACTTGCTTTAAAAGATGAAATAAATGAAAATAAGATTAGTCTAAAATTAAGTAAAGATTTAGACGTAAATTTAGATATTTCAAGAAATGAGTTAAAAAATATAATAATAAATATTTCAAGAACTCAACTGGAGTGTTTAAAACTCTCTTCATCTTCTGAAGTTTCTATTCAAATTTCTATTTTAAGCGAAACATCCGATGAAGATATAATAATAAAAATAGAAGACAATATTAGAAAAGATAAAATAAATAGTTATTTTGAAGAACTTCTAAACTCTAAAGATGATAAATTTTTTGATACATCAATACATTTAGCAAAACTATTAATAGAGAAAAATAGTGGACTATTCTGGTATAAAAATAGTGTATCTGATACTATATACTATATAAAACTAAAAAGAGATTCAATATGA
- a CDS encoding glycoside hydrolase family 17 protein has protein sequence MTTRLFLTFLSSLAIMFFWLFLGEKAILKDDSNKFSKLQCVSYAPFGKDESPFLFDKGLVLKEENIKKDLELLSKYTSCIRTYSTVGLEAIPKYAKEYNLQMLMGVWVSKSEKQSRDEIETLKKLASQYPEVIKSVIVGNEVLLRGDLSEKKLTEYILEVKQALPNIRVTYADVWEFWLKHPNMKNVTDFVTIHILPYWEDLPMSIEKSINHLADVRVKVEKELGTSNILIGETGWPSEGRAREDAVPSRINQAKYVRDFVNLANERNWNYNIIEAFDQPWKRVSEGAVGGYWGLFDADRADKNVFAGDVSNFPNYLYLAFVSLGLALAFSTMLRKKKLSKTRIIAFSIVNTIFALLLTLQIEQYYVISRNYLEASWAIIVVGLCLYMYNFVLVKILQTTKDDFIPKYPFYLAAFLVFIISTNLAYNGRYENFEIYGFALLAISFIYTLVGRFKELHFGLFEKLLGTTIFINAVVTLYNETILNVFSNIWFIITLVFASILIISKESIFKAKEYIFFAIIFTTLIALFKSGFISNNELAIACNNDGSGLSCTLRSSMWSYIYFGYLGVLALIFGILSLILNNKRFTILGLFIAIFSIILTNTFLGSIAFMLVIYSISKQIYKK, from the coding sequence ATGACAACTAGACTTTTTTTAACATTTCTTAGCTCTTTAGCTATTATGTTTTTTTGGCTTTTTTTAGGAGAAAAAGCTATTTTAAAAGATGATTCAAATAAATTTTCAAAGCTACAATGTGTATCTTATGCACCATTTGGAAAAGATGAATCTCCTTTTTTATTTGATAAAGGATTAGTATTAAAAGAAGAGAATATCAAAAAAGATTTAGAACTTCTTTCAAAATATACAAGTTGTATTAGAACATACTCAACAGTTGGACTTGAAGCAATACCAAAATATGCAAAAGAGTATAATCTTCAAATGTTAATGGGTGTATGGGTTAGTAAAAGTGAAAAACAATCTAGAGATGAAATTGAAACTTTAAAAAAATTAGCATCACAATATCCTGAAGTTATTAAAAGTGTTATTGTTGGTAATGAAGTTCTTCTAAGAGGTGATTTAAGTGAGAAAAAATTAACAGAATATATCTTAGAAGTAAAACAAGCTTTACCAAATATAAGAGTAACTTATGCAGATGTTTGGGAATTCTGGCTTAAACATCCAAATATGAAAAATGTTACTGACTTTGTAACTATTCACATTTTACCTTATTGGGAAGATTTACCAATGAGTATTGAGAAATCTATTAATCATTTAGCTGATGTTAGAGTAAAAGTTGAAAAAGAGTTAGGAACTTCTAATATTTTAATAGGTGAAACTGGTTGGCCAAGCGAAGGAAGAGCAAGAGAAGATGCTGTTCCAAGTAGAATAAATCAAGCAAAATATGTAAGAGATTTTGTAAATCTTGCAAATGAAAGAAATTGGAATTACAACATAATCGAAGCTTTTGATCAACCTTGGAAAAGAGTTAGTGAAGGTGCTGTTGGTGGATATTGGGGGCTTTTTGATGCAGATAGAGCTGATAAAAATGTATTTGCAGGAGATGTTTCAAACTTCCCTAATTATCTATATTTAGCATTTGTATCTTTAGGGTTAGCACTAGCTTTCTCAACAATGCTTAGAAAGAAAAAACTATCAAAAACTAGAATAATAGCATTTAGCATAGTAAATACTATTTTTGCACTACTTTTAACTCTACAAATTGAGCAATATTATGTAATTTCTAGAAATTATTTAGAAGCTTCTTGGGCAATAATAGTTGTTGGATTATGTTTATATATGTACAATTTTGTGCTTGTTAAAATCTTACAAACTACAAAAGATGATTTTATACCTAAATATCCTTTCTATTTAGCAGCCTTCTTAGTATTTATAATCTCTACAAATTTAGCATATAATGGAAGATATGAAAACTTTGAGATTTATGGTTTTGCGCTTCTAGCAATTTCATTTATTTATACTTTAGTTGGAAGATTTAAAGAGTTACATTTTGGATTATTTGAAAAACTTTTAGGAACAACTATATTTATAAATGCCGTTGTGACTTTATACAATGAAACTATTTTAAATGTGTTTTCAAATATCTGGTTTATTATAACTTTGGTTTTTGCTTCTATATTAATTATAAGTAAAGAGTCAATATTTAAAGCAAAAGAGTATATTTTCTTTGCAATAATTTTTACTACACTAATAGCTCTATTTAAAAGTGGCTTCATTTCAAACAATGAATTAGCTATTGCTTGTAACAATGATGGAAGTGGTTTAAGTTGTACTTTAAGAAGCTCTATGTGGTCTTATATTTATTTTGGATACTTAGGTGTATTAGCCTTAATTTTTGGTATTCTAAGCCTTATTTTAAATAATAAAAGATTTACTATTTTAGGACTTTTTATTGCTATTTTCTCAATTATTCTTACAAATACTTTCTTAGGAAGTATTGCATTTATGTTAGTAATTTATTCTATTTCAAAACAAATTTATAAAAAATAG
- a CDS encoding TIGR00282 family metallophosphoesterase, which yields MRIGFIGDIVGRPGRKIIKDSLKDIKKEFGIDFVIANGENASHGFGLTLESAKELFSSGIDLITGGNHSFDKKKDMNVLLETGNVLRPHNYPIGVIGTGLKICDVKVDEKIEKLAVLNLMGQYSMPIVDNPFNLAKKVVEELKEQNIDNIFIDFHGEATSEKRVMLMMFKNQVSGICGTHTHVGTDDLQILDNTAYLTDIGLTGCYDNVIGMDSYSPIQRATTGLGAHFEVPNSCFSILQMMVIDIENSVTTNAFKIKKFCNKSELIITQAVKV from the coding sequence ATGAGAATAGGATTTATAGGCGATATTGTAGGGCGTCCAGGAAGAAAAATAATAAAAGATAGTTTAAAAGATATAAAAAAAGAGTTTGGTATTGACTTTGTAATAGCAAATGGTGAGAATGCAAGTCATGGATTTGGACTTACTTTAGAAAGTGCAAAAGAACTTTTTTCAAGTGGAATTGATTTAATTACTGGAGGAAATCATAGTTTTGACAAGAAAAAAGATATGAATGTTTTACTTGAAACTGGAAATGTTTTAAGACCACATAATTATCCTATTGGTGTAATTGGAACTGGACTTAAAATCTGTGATGTAAAAGTTGATGAAAAAATTGAAAAACTAGCAGTTTTAAATCTTATGGGTCAATATTCAATGCCAATTGTAGATAATCCTTTTAATCTTGCTAAGAAAGTAGTTGAAGAGTTAAAAGAACAAAATATAGACAATATCTTCATAGACTTTCATGGTGAAGCAACAAGTGAAAAAAGAGTAATGTTAATGATGTTTAAAAATCAAGTAAGTGGAATTTGTGGGACTCATACACATGTAGGAACAGATGATTTGCAAATTCTTGATAATACGGCATATTTGACAGATATTGGATTAACAGGTTGTTATGACAATGTTATTGGCATGGACTCTTATTCCCCAATACAAAGAGCAACAACTGGTCTTGGAGCACATTTTGAGGTTCCAAATTCATGTTTCTCAATTCTGCAAATGATGGTTATAGATATTGAAAATAGTGTAACAACAAACGCTTTTAAAATAAAGAAATTTTGTAATAAAAGTGAGCTTATAATAACTCAAGCAGTTAAAGTATAA
- a CDS encoding PAS domain-containing sensor histidine kinase has translation MKLPIFSKVFLVFSLFAFGLFGILFLVFNNFYYLNSKNEDKKKSEYILNEQEIIFKDFIKRYDEKIVLIESIVSKLNDEKQIIDFIENIIFKDKTILSFKIVSLNAKETLKLNNNFGESIKVVEYNNLRNLFATNYFKYMRVLDYQEIYHYSLNDSKNTINFIIRSKDNFYSIEINLKNILETIINKYPKKIFIANTHNDYINSNFPINLNSDNYIIKKIQIEEDSNFTFLIELNKEFGYEFVDNYIKIVGGSVLIIMFLLTILFSLIISYFLNKKLNLNRAEFIKNENNILELNERDKIIDRYIMSMDIYPNREIKDLSSSLAYFLGFSKNELVGHDYRFLLSKDARHVVDFIKSKVEINNKTYILEEFEGVKKSGELFFFKVYVEAIFTDSKVDYYSLICEDITDKKRVENLYLDLNIQVDEYDAIFQNVDSGVALLDRKGNFLKLNKNICDILGYKSAELLNINSIELLSEQSKDVFQKVLTNLDELGTINKIEQIFIKKDKKPIHLEVSLTLISYTNKIVFVLNRLEDKIKLKELNISLEQRIKEELEKSKAKDKIHLQEQIKNAKLSYIGSMAAGIVHEINTPLTYIKGNLELMQYDIEDLPSSEIKDRMLYDSNKMKEGITRLANIIESMREMSQNTKELKEVVNLYSTILTALTMAYNKSKQISKIYINDKLFDIDNIDKNEYIFNSKVQKQRLEQVWVIILNNALDELIKIDDYEKRAIYISIFEDESDIVIKFKDNAGGINKDIINDIFEPFVSLKEQGGMGVGLNIAKKIVDEQSGVIKAYNEDNGAVFEIRLKKFEEDLV, from the coding sequence ATGAAACTTCCTATTTTCTCAAAAGTATTTTTAGTATTTTCATTATTTGCTTTTGGATTATTTGGTATATTGTTTTTAGTTTTCAACAATTTTTATTACTTAAATAGTAAAAATGAAGATAAAAAAAAGAGTGAATATATACTAAATGAACAAGAAATTATATTTAAAGACTTCATAAAGAGATATGATGAAAAAATAGTTTTAATTGAAAGTATTGTTTCTAAATTAAATGATGAAAAACAGATTATAGATTTTATTGAAAATATAATTTTTAAAGATAAAACTATTTTGAGTTTTAAAATAGTAAGTTTAAATGCAAAAGAGACTCTAAAACTAAACAACAATTTTGGAGAGAGTATAAAAGTTGTTGAATATAACAATCTTAGAAATCTTTTTGCAACAAATTACTTTAAGTACATGAGAGTTTTAGACTATCAAGAAATTTATCACTATTCACTAAATGATAGTAAAAATACAATTAATTTTATAATTAGATCAAAAGATAATTTTTATTCAATTGAGATTAATTTAAAAAATATTTTAGAAACAATCATAAATAAATATCCTAAAAAAATATTTATTGCAAATACACATAATGATTACATAAATTCCAATTTTCCTATAAATTTGAATAGTGATAATTATATTATTAAAAAAATCCAAATTGAAGAAGACAGTAACTTTACATTTTTAATTGAATTAAATAAAGAGTTTGGATATGAATTTGTTGATAATTATATAAAAATTGTAGGTGGTTCTGTACTTATAATTATGTTTCTTTTGACAATTCTTTTTTCACTAATAATCTCTTATTTTTTAAATAAAAAGTTAAATTTAAATAGAGCTGAATTTATTAAAAATGAAAATAATATCCTAGAGTTAAATGAAAGAGATAAAATTATAGATAGATATATTATGTCTATGGATATTTATCCAAATCGTGAAATAAAGGATTTAAGTAGTTCATTAGCATATTTTTTAGGCTTTTCAAAAAATGAATTAGTTGGACATGATTATAGATTTTTATTGTCAAAAGATGCAAGACATGTAGTAGATTTTATAAAATCAAAAGTTGAAATAAATAATAAGACCTATATTCTAGAAGAGTTTGAAGGAGTGAAAAAAAGTGGTGAACTTTTTTTCTTTAAAGTATATGTTGAAGCTATATTTACAGATTCTAAAGTAGATTATTATAGTTTAATTTGTGAAGATATAACAGATAAAAAAAGAGTTGAAAATCTATATTTAGATTTAAATATTCAAGTAGATGAATATGATGCAATTTTCCAAAATGTTGATAGTGGAGTTGCACTTTTAGATAGAAAAGGTAACTTTCTAAAATTAAATAAAAATATTTGTGATATTTTGGGATATAAAAGTGCTGAACTTTTAAATATAAATAGTATTGAACTTTTAAGTGAACAATCAAAAGATGTTTTTCAAAAAGTATTGACAAATCTTGATGAATTAGGAACTATAAATAAAATAGAGCAAATATTTATAAAAAAAGATAAGAAGCCAATTCATTTAGAGGTATCTTTAACACTAATTTCATACACAAATAAAATAGTTTTTGTGTTAAATAGACTTGAGGATAAAATCAAGCTAAAAGAGTTAAATATCTCTTTAGAACAAAGAATAAAAGAAGAGTTAGAAAAAAGTAAAGCAAAAGATAAAATTCATCTTCAAGAGCAGATAAAAAATGCTAAATTAAGTTATATTGGTTCAATGGCAGCTGGAATTGTACATGAGATAAATACACCTTTAACATATATAAAAGGTAATTTAGAACTTATGCAATATGATATAGAAGATTTACCTTCTTCAGAGATTAAAGATAGAATGCTATATGATAGCAATAAAATGAAAGAGGGAATTACAAGATTAGCTAATATTATTGAGTCTATGAGAGAGATGTCTCAAAATACAAAAGAGTTAAAAGAGGTAGTAAATCTTTATTCAACAATACTGACAGCATTAACAATGGCTTATAATAAATCAAAACAGATTTCTAAAATTTATATAAATGATAAACTTTTTGATATAGATAATATTGATAAAAATGAGTATATTTTCAATAGTAAAGTTCAAAAACAAAGACTTGAACAAGTTTGGGTTATTATTTTAAACAATGCCCTTGATGAGCTGATTAAAATAGATGATTATGAAAAAAGAGCTATATATATTTCAATATTTGAAGATGAAAGTGATATTGTAATTAAATTTAAAGATAATGCGGGTGGTATTAATAAAGATATTATCAATGATATTTTTGAACCTTTTGTTTCTTTAAAAGAACAGGGTGGAATGGGTGTTGGTCTAAATATTGCTAAAAAAATAGTTGATGAACAAAGTGGAGTTATTAAAGCTTACAATGAAGATAATGGAGCTGTTTTTGAAATAAGATTAAAAAAATTCGAAGAAGATTTAGTTTAA
- a CDS encoding glutamate-5-semialdehyde dehydrogenase has product MKKYTGKNMRDFLQKAKQSSRIIGTLGTAMKNNILLQMADELINSTFMILEANNLDMQVAKEMNLSSAMQDRLFLNEKRVCDMANAIRQIASQTEPVGKILDGWVTKDGLNIQKVSIPIGVIGIIYESRPNVTSDTAALCFKSGNVCVLKGGKEAENSNQAIAKILQAVLEKNSLPKEAISLLPDSSREGVAKLIKEDKFVDLIVPRGGEALIRFISENSAIPVIKHDKGICHTYIDEDAAIGKVTDIVINAKCQRPSACNSLETLLIHQNIAPHILNGLDESLKEQNTTIKGCTETLNYIKAIPLIEKDFDIEYLDNVLNIKIVKNIDEAINHIQKHGSGHSEAILSENYTAINKFLNEVDAACVYANASTRFTDGGEFGLGAEVGISTNKLHSRGPMGINDLTTFKYKIYGNGQIRK; this is encoded by the coding sequence ATCAAAAAATATACAGGAAAAAATATGCGTGATTTTTTACAAAAAGCTAAACAAAGCAGCCGTATTATCGGCACTTTGGGAACTGCAATGAAAAATAATATTTTACTCCAAATGGCAGACGAATTAATCAACTCTACTTTTATGATTTTAGAGGCTAATAATCTTGACATGCAAGTTGCAAAAGAGATGAATTTAAGCTCTGCCATGCAGGATAGACTTTTTTTAAATGAAAAAAGAGTTTGTGATATGGCAAATGCAATAAGACAAATTGCTTCACAAACTGAACCAGTAGGAAAAATTCTTGATGGTTGGGTAACAAAAGATGGTTTAAATATTCAAAAAGTATCTATTCCAATAGGAGTTATTGGGATCATCTATGAAAGCCGTCCAAATGTTACAAGTGATACAGCAGCTTTATGCTTTAAAAGTGGAAATGTTTGCGTGCTAAAAGGTGGAAAAGAGGCTGAAAATTCAAATCAAGCAATAGCTAAAATTTTGCAAGCCGTACTAGAAAAAAATTCCCTTCCAAAAGAAGCTATATCTTTACTTCCAGATAGTAGTCGTGAGGGTGTTGCAAAATTAATCAAAGAAGATAAATTTGTAGATTTAATAGTTCCAAGAGGTGGAGAGGCATTAATTAGATTTATTAGCGAAAACTCTGCTATTCCTGTTATTAAACATGATAAAGGTATTTGTCATACTTATATAGATGAAGATGCAGCAATTGGTAAAGTTACAGATATTGTAATAAATGCTAAATGCCAAAGACCTAGTGCTTGTAATTCATTAGAAACTTTATTAATCCATCAAAATATAGCTCCACACATTTTAAATGGCCTTGATGAATCTTTAAAAGAGCAAAATACTACAATAAAAGGTTGTACTGAGACTTTAAATTATATAAAAGCTATTCCTTTGATTGAAAAAGATTTTGATATAGAATATTTAGACAATGTTTTAAATATAAAAATTGTAAAAAATATTGATGAAGCTATCAATCATATTCAAAAACATGGTTCAGGCCACTCTGAAGCTATTTTAAGTGAGAATTATACAGCTATTAACAAGTTTTTAAATGAAGTTGATGCAGCTTGTGTTTATGCAAATGCTAGCACAAGATTTACTGATGGAGGAGAGTTTGGATTAGGTGCTGAAGTTGGAATTTCTACAAATAAACTTCATTCAAGAGGTCCAATGGGAATAAATGATTTAACAACATTTAAATACAAAATATATGGCAATGGCCAAATCAGAAAGTAG
- a CDS encoding F0F1 ATP synthase subunit C, with product MKKIVLLMLAIAGFAFAADEAVVNETLKAYSVVAAGIGLGLAALGGAIGMGNTAAATIAGTARNPGLGGKLMTTMFIALAMIEAQVIYALVIAMIALYANPFLG from the coding sequence ATGAAAAAAATCGTTCTTTTAATGCTAGCTATTGCTGGTTTTGCATTCGCTGCTGATGAAGCTGTTGTAAATGAAACTTTAAAAGCATACTCTGTAGTTGCTGCTGGAATTGGATTAGGTCTTGCTGCACTTGGTGGTGCTATTGGTATGGGTAATACTGCTGCTGCAACTATTGCTGGTACTGCTAGAAACCCAGGTTTAGGTGGAAAATTAATGACTACTATGTTCATTGCATTAGCGATGATCGAAGCTCAAGTTATTTATGCGCTTGTTATTGCAATGATCGCATTATATGCAAATCCATTCTTAGGGTAA
- a CDS encoding response regulator: MSKKSILIIDDEPEILNLLSRFLGKNPNFTVATFSNPVSAISNFESTDYDLVLLDIMMPQMNGLEVLERIKAKKEDQKVVMMTAYSTLDKVLKSHKEGATNYVMKPFSSLEALEKKIIEVLEH; encoded by the coding sequence ATGAGTAAAAAATCAATTTTAATTATAGATGATGAACCAGAAATCTTAAATCTTTTAAGTAGATTTCTAGGTAAAAATCCAAATTTTACTGTTGCAACTTTTTCAAATCCAGTATCTGCAATATCTAACTTTGAATCAACAGATTATGATTTAGTATTACTTGATATTATGATGCCGCAAATGAATGGATTAGAGGTTTTAGAAAGAATTAAAGCTAAAAAAGAAGATCAAAAAGTTGTTATGATGACTGCTTATTCAACTTTAGATAAAGTTCTAAAATCTCACAAAGAGGGTGCAACAAACTATGTTATGAAGCCATTCTCATCACTTGAAGCTTTAGAGAAAAAAATAATAGAAGTTTTAGAACATTAA
- a CDS encoding sensor histidine kinase — protein MISLVKTTNNYYKIRLRVYYKLVPYFKRNEINKSLRTKKLTEAKMKATNNISVIFNRVDVCKVSVFSRELLQVFLNIMKNAKEAFENKNIENKIIEISIRKINETVKIEIYDNAGNIDEKIKDKIFDPYFSTKDEKTGTGLGMYMSKTIIEKHLNGQLGFYNKDEGVVFFIDLISQE, from the coding sequence GTGATTTCTTTAGTTAAAACAACAAATAACTATTACAAAATTAGACTAAGAGTTTATTATAAGTTAGTACCCTACTTCAAAAGAAATGAAATAAACAAAAGTTTGAGAACTAAAAAACTTACTGAAGCAAAAATGAAAGCTACTAATAACATATCAGTAATTTTTAATAGGGTTGATGTATGTAAAGTTTCAGTTTTTTCAAGAGAGTTACTACAAGTATTTTTAAATATTATGAAAAATGCAAAAGAGGCATTTGAAAATAAAAATATAGAAAATAAAATAATTGAAATATCTATCAGAAAAATAAATGAAACGGTAAAAATTGAGATTTATGATAACGCTGGAAATATAGATGAAAAGATAAAAGATAAGATTTTTGACCCTTATTTTTCCACAAAAGATGAAAAAACAGGAACAGGACTAGGAATGTACATGTCAAAAACAATTATAGAAAAACATCTAAACGGCCAACTTGGATTCTATAATAAAGATGAAGGAGTAGTTTTCTTTATAGACTTAATTTCACAAGAGTGA